The following proteins come from a genomic window of Planktothrix serta PCC 8927:
- a CDS encoding iron-sulfur cluster assembly accessory protein: MTLTLTEVAELRLRTFLQSSGKSETPTQRGVRFSVIDGGCSGYQYSLDITSQPQPDDLSEQLGKIQVYIDKKSAPLLEGVVVDYVEGLTQSGFKFLNPNATDTCGCGQSFQAGNCTPTGVPCS, encoded by the coding sequence ATGACCTTAACCTTAACAGAAGTTGCTGAATTACGTCTACGGACTTTTCTGCAAAGTTCGGGAAAAAGTGAAACCCCAACCCAACGGGGAGTCCGTTTTTCCGTGATAGATGGTGGTTGTAGTGGTTATCAATATTCCTTAGATATTACCTCCCAACCTCAACCGGATGATTTGTCAGAACAACTCGGTAAAATTCAAGTTTATATTGACAAAAAAAGCGCGCCTCTATTGGAAGGAGTTGTGGTTGATTATGTGGAAGGTTTAACTCAAAGTGGCTTTAAATTTTTGAATCCTAATGCAACAGATACCTGTGGCTGTGGTCAATCTTTTCAAGCTGGAAATTGCACCCCTACGGGTGTCCCTTGTAGTTAA
- a CDS encoding 2Fe-2S iron-sulfur cluster-binding protein produces MVTYNVHLINKKKDLDVIIPVEEDQYILEAAEAQDIELPFSCSSGSCSSCVGKLTEGKIDQSEQTFLDDEQMDKGFVLLCVAYPRSDCTIRTHQEAYLV; encoded by the coding sequence ATGGTAACTTATAACGTCCATCTAATTAACAAGAAAAAAGACCTAGATGTGATTATTCCCGTTGAGGAAGATCAGTACATCCTAGAAGCAGCAGAAGCCCAGGATATAGAATTACCTTTTTCCTGTAGTTCGGGCTCTTGTTCTAGTTGTGTTGGTAAACTCACTGAAGGCAAAATTGACCAATCAGAACAGACGTTTTTAGATGATGAACAAATGGATAAAGGGTTTGTGCTACTCTGCGTTGCTTATCCTCGTTCTGATTGTACAATTCGGACTCACCAAGAAGCTTATTTAGTTTAA
- the fdxB gene encoding ferredoxin III, nif-specific: protein MATLTGLTFGGTTWTPQFVQEINQEKCIGCGRCFKACGRNVLQLRALNEDGEFVEDEEEDEIERKVMSIIHPEFCIGCEACSRVCPKNCYTHASLVEA from the coding sequence ATGGCAACATTAACAGGTTTAACCTTTGGGGGAACAACTTGGACACCCCAATTTGTACAGGAAATTAACCAAGAGAAATGTATTGGTTGTGGAAGATGTTTTAAAGCTTGTGGTCGTAATGTATTACAACTCAGAGCTTTAAATGAAGATGGAGAATTTGTTGAAGATGAAGAAGAGGATGAAATTGAACGAAAAGTGATGAGTATTATTCATCCAGAGTTCTGTATTGGCTGTGAAGCTTGTTCACGAGTTTGTCCCAAAAATTGTTATACCCATGCTTCTTTGGTTGAAGCTTAA